A single region of the Sphingobium sp. TKS genome encodes:
- the mltG gene encoding endolytic transglycosylase MltG gives MRRLGSGILLIGLAVAAFVAFRFVYGWTEAGPATRDIEIVVPEGATIADAAVLLKQKGAVRSADAFLTRAKVFGRGKSIKAGEFLIPKGASNSDIFGILQGGKTLTRLVAIPEGMPSILVYERLKANEELTGDIPVPAEGSVLPDSYAFDKGESRAAVLGRMQGAMDKALTKLWAERAPNSVAKTPKQAIILASIVEKETGVPSERPMVAGVYGNRLKVGMMLQADPTIIYPITKGKPLGRRIKKSEIAAVNDYNTYAMTGLPKGPIANPGRLSILAVLHPAETKALYFVADGKGGHIFADTLQEHNENVRKWFEIRRARGEL, from the coding sequence ATGCGGCGGCTTGGCTCTGGCATATTGCTGATCGGCCTGGCCGTCGCGGCTTTCGTTGCATTCCGCTTCGTCTATGGATGGACAGAGGCGGGACCGGCGACGAGGGATATAGAGATCGTGGTGCCCGAAGGCGCGACGATTGCGGATGCGGCGGTACTGCTCAAGCAGAAGGGCGCGGTGCGCTCCGCCGACGCTTTCCTGACCCGCGCCAAGGTTTTCGGGCGCGGCAAGTCGATCAAGGCGGGCGAGTTCCTGATCCCCAAGGGCGCCAGCAACAGCGATATCTTCGGCATTCTCCAGGGCGGCAAGACGCTGACCCGGCTCGTGGCCATACCGGAGGGGATGCCCTCGATCCTGGTCTATGAGCGGTTGAAGGCGAATGAGGAGTTGACCGGCGATATCCCGGTGCCGGCGGAGGGAAGCGTGCTGCCCGACAGCTATGCCTTCGACAAGGGCGAGAGCCGGGCGGCGGTGCTGGGGCGCATGCAGGGCGCCATGGACAAGGCGCTCACGAAGCTGTGGGCGGAGCGGGCGCCCAATAGCGTCGCCAAGACGCCCAAGCAGGCCATCATATTGGCCAGCATCGTCGAGAAAGAAACCGGCGTGCCGTCCGAGCGGCCGATGGTGGCGGGGGTCTATGGCAACAGGCTGAAGGTCGGCATGATGCTGCAGGCGGACCCGACGATCATCTACCCGATCACCAAGGGCAAGCCGCTGGGACGCAGGATCAAGAAGTCGGAGATCGCGGCTGTCAACGATTATAATACCTATGCGATGACCGGGCTGCCCAAGGGGCCGATCGCCAATCCCGGGCGGTTGTCGATATTGGCGGTCTTGCATCCCGCGGAGACGAAGGCGCTCTACTTCGTCGCGGATGGCAAGGGCGGGCATATCTTTGCCGATACGCTGCAAGAACATAATGAGAATGTGCGGAAATGGTTTGAAATCCGGCGGGCTCGGGGAGAGCTTTAG
- a CDS encoding acyl carrier protein, with translation MSETADRVKKIVVEHLGVEAEKVTEDASFIDDLGADSLDIVELVMAFEEEFGVEIPDDAAEKIATVKDAIDYIDSKQ, from the coding sequence ATGAGTGAGACCGCGGATCGCGTAAAGAAAATCGTCGTCGAGCATCTGGGCGTCGAAGCCGAAAAGGTGACCGAGGATGCGAGCTTCATTGACGATCTGGGCGCTGACAGCCTGGACATCGTTGAGCTGGTGATGGCGTTCGAGGAAGAATTCGGCGTCGAAATCCCTGACGATGCGGCGGAGAAGATCGCCACCGTCAAGGACGCCATCGATTATATCGACAGCAAGCAGTAA
- a CDS encoding sugar transporter translates to MTAPRSFRAIGIILLLWNLMGVAAFIIQYTADLGQLAKTDPYTANIFAAMPVWAWATYAVAVGAGTLGATLLLLRKAAAAPLFLLSIVAVIVQFGYSFIHTDLLAVKDITAAIFPVVILIIAIFQWRYARSLIAKSILR, encoded by the coding sequence ATGACCGCACCGCGATCCTTTCGGGCCATCGGGATCATATTGCTGCTCTGGAACCTGATGGGGGTCGCCGCCTTCATCATACAATATACCGCCGACCTCGGCCAATTGGCGAAGACCGATCCTTATACGGCAAATATCTTCGCCGCCATGCCGGTCTGGGCCTGGGCTACCTATGCGGTCGCTGTCGGCGCAGGCACGCTGGGCGCGACCCTGCTGCTGCTCCGCAAGGCCGCCGCTGCGCCCTTGTTCCTGCTCTCGATCGTCGCGGTGATCGTGCAGTTCGGCTACAGCTTCATCCATACCGACCTACTGGCGGTGAAGGACATTACGGCGGCGATCTTCCCTGTTGTGATCCTGATCATCGCTATCTTCCAATGGCGCTATGCCCGCAGCCTGATTGCAAAGAGCATCCTCCGCTAA
- a CDS encoding 2'-5' RNA ligase family protein — MAAPIVVTALMGAADFGWAEGLRRAHFPAERNLVPAHITLFHHLPPSALGEVARRLKRLCAGPPPGARLTEVMLLGRGVAYRVESPDLMAMRHELGEAFAGLLVPQDQGRPRLHITVQNKVEPAEAKKLATALRRDFRPRPLAIAGLAAWHYRGGPWELAVKASFRG, encoded by the coding sequence TTGGCGGCGCCGATCGTCGTGACGGCTTTGATGGGCGCGGCGGATTTCGGCTGGGCGGAAGGCTTGCGCCGCGCGCATTTTCCGGCCGAACGCAATCTGGTGCCGGCGCATATCACGCTGTTCCATCATCTACCCCCCTCCGCTCTGGGGGAAGTGGCGCGGCGTTTGAAGCGGCTCTGCGCAGGTCCGCCGCCCGGTGCGAGGCTGACCGAGGTGATGCTGCTGGGGCGGGGTGTCGCCTATCGGGTGGAAAGCCCGGACCTGATGGCGATGCGCCATGAACTGGGGGAAGCTTTTGCCGGATTGCTGGTGCCGCAGGATCAGGGGCGGCCGCGTCTCCACATCACGGTGCAGAACAAGGTCGAACCGGCGGAGGCAAAGAAACTGGCGACGGCGTTACGACGCGATTTCCGCCCGAGGCCGCTCGCGATCGCTGGCCTTGCGGCTTGGCATTATCGCGGCGGGCCTTGGGAATTGGCGGTGAAGGCCAGCTTTCGGGGCTGA
- a CDS encoding protein-L-isoaspartate(D-aspartate) O-methyltransferase translates to MTDYQQLRDRMVDRQIARRGIRDPRLLAAMRAVPRERFVREGLEDYAYEDSALPIEEEQSISQPYIVAAMLEAAEIGPQSRVLEVGAGSGYAAALLGQLAGRVFAIERHEALGRLAERRMAALGYANVEIRIGDGTRGLPEEAPFDAILVAAAAPVVPQALRQQLKIGGHLIIPVGASGGQRLCKVTREGEDRYVEHDLGAVMFVPLIGEQGWREEE, encoded by the coding sequence ATGACCGATTATCAGCAGTTGCGTGACAGGATGGTCGATCGCCAGATCGCCCGGCGCGGCATTCGCGATCCCCGCCTTCTCGCGGCCATGCGGGCCGTTCCGCGCGAACGCTTCGTGCGTGAAGGGCTGGAAGACTATGCCTATGAGGATTCCGCCCTGCCGATCGAAGAGGAGCAGAGCATTTCCCAACCCTATATCGTCGCCGCCATGCTGGAGGCGGCGGAGATCGGGCCGCAATCCCGCGTGCTGGAGGTCGGTGCGGGATCGGGCTATGCGGCTGCGCTGCTGGGCCAGCTTGCGGGCCGGGTCTTCGCGATCGAGCGGCATGAGGCGCTGGGCAGGCTGGCGGAAAGGCGGATGGCGGCGCTTGGCTATGCCAATGTCGAGATTCGCATAGGCGACGGCACGCGAGGATTGCCCGAGGAGGCGCCCTTCGACGCCATCCTGGTCGCCGCCGCCGCGCCCGTCGTGCCGCAGGCGCTGCGCCAGCAGTTGAAGATCGGGGGACATCTGATCATCCCGGTCGGCGCTTCCGGCGGGCAGAGGCTGTGCAAGGTGACGCGGGAAGGCGAGGACCGTTATGTCGAGCATGATCTGGGCGCGGTCATGTTCGTGCCGCTGATCGGTGAACAGGGCTGGCGGGAGGAGGAATAG
- the htpG gene encoding molecular chaperone HtpG has translation MTITTGTAPETRSFEADVARLLHMMVHSVYSDKDVFLRELISNAADACEKLRYELLSDPAIAGDDGQPRITVTLDPEARQLIVEDNGIGMSEVELAEALGTIARSGTRAFMERVTAAKEGEGAQLIGQFGVGFYSAFMVADSVDVFSRRAGADTAAHWASDGMGSYTIQLVELAQAPARGTRIVLHLKEDAANYTEHFTTQRIITAQSGHVPVPIFLKEKPNAEEKQIADGAALWTRPKSDITAEEYTDFYRSAAGQFDEPALTLHYRAEGLHEYSVLAFLPSMRPFDLFDPDRAGRMKLYVRRVFITDEAQILPRYLRFVRGLVDSNDLPLNVSREMIQESPVLAAIQKGVANRILSELDKLADKDAEAYRSFWENFGAVLKEGLFEDFARRETLLGLARFKSTAGGEDWRSLKDYVGAIKDNQTAIYYATGTDLDRLASSPQLEGFRARGIEVLLLTDQVDSFWVTAGVDYQGKPFKSVTQGLADLSLIPLADGEAPATQASAEVDGFIAYVKTVLGEEVSDVRASERLTESAVCLVAPDNTMDRQLEKLLAGAGRLDNAAKPVLEINPRHALIAKLGTLAEDSDLREDAAKLLLDEARIADGELPTDPRAFSARLARMIGGAIG, from the coding sequence ATGACCATCACGACCGGCACCGCACCCGAAACCCGTTCCTTCGAGGCCGATGTCGCCCGGCTGCTGCACATGATGGTGCACTCGGTCTATTCGGACAAGGACGTCTTCCTGCGCGAGTTGATCTCGAACGCGGCCGACGCCTGCGAAAAGCTGCGCTACGAACTGCTGAGTGATCCCGCGATCGCAGGCGACGACGGCCAACCCCGCATCACCGTCACGCTCGACCCCGAAGCGCGCCAGCTCATCGTCGAGGATAATGGCATCGGCATGAGCGAGGTCGAACTGGCCGAAGCGCTGGGCACCATTGCACGGTCCGGCACCCGCGCCTTCATGGAGCGCGTCACGGCAGCCAAGGAAGGTGAAGGCGCGCAACTCATTGGCCAATTCGGCGTCGGCTTTTATTCCGCCTTCATGGTCGCGGACAGTGTCGACGTCTTCTCTCGCCGCGCCGGTGCCGACACCGCCGCGCATTGGGCGTCGGACGGCATGGGCAGCTACACCATCCAGCTTGTCGAGCTGGCGCAGGCTCCTGCTCGTGGCACCCGCATTGTCCTCCATCTGAAGGAAGACGCCGCCAATTATACCGAGCATTTCACCACCCAGCGCATCATCACCGCGCAATCCGGCCATGTCCCCGTCCCCATCTTCCTCAAGGAAAAGCCGAACGCCGAGGAAAAGCAGATCGCGGACGGCGCGGCGCTCTGGACCCGTCCGAAATCGGACATCACGGCGGAGGAATATACCGACTTCTACCGCAGCGCCGCCGGTCAGTTCGATGAACCCGCCCTGACGCTCCACTACCGCGCCGAGGGGCTGCACGAATATTCGGTCCTCGCCTTCCTGCCCTCCATGCGCCCCTTCGACCTGTTCGACCCGGATCGCGCAGGCCGGATGAAGCTCTATGTCCGCCGCGTCTTCATCACCGATGAGGCGCAGATATTGCCGCGCTATCTGCGCTTCGTGCGCGGGCTGGTCGACAGCAACGACCTGCCGCTCAACGTCTCCCGCGAGATGATCCAGGAAAGCCCGGTGCTCGCCGCCATCCAGAAGGGCGTGGCCAACCGCATCCTGTCCGAACTGGACAAGCTGGCGGACAAGGACGCGGAAGCCTATCGCAGCTTCTGGGAGAATTTCGGCGCGGTCCTGAAGGAAGGCCTGTTCGAGGACTTCGCACGGCGCGAGACGCTGCTTGGCCTCGCCCGCTTCAAATCCACCGCTGGCGGAGAGGATTGGCGCTCGCTCAAGGATTATGTCGGGGCGATCAAGGACAATCAGACCGCGATCTACTACGCCACCGGCACCGATCTCGACCGCCTCGCCTCCTCGCCCCAGCTTGAGGGTTTCCGCGCGCGCGGGATCGAGGTGCTGCTGCTCACCGATCAGGTCGACAGCTTCTGGGTCACCGCCGGGGTCGATTATCAGGGCAAGCCGTTCAAGTCGGTGACACAGGGTCTGGCCGACCTCAGCCTGATCCCGCTGGCCGACGGCGAAGCGCCCGCGACGCAGGCATCGGCAGAGGTCGACGGCTTCATCGCCTATGTGAAGACGGTACTGGGCGAGGAAGTCTCCGACGTCCGGGCATCGGAACGTCTGACGGAAAGCGCTGTCTGCCTGGTCGCGCCCGACAATACGATGGACCGCCAGCTCGAAAAGCTGCTGGCGGGCGCCGGACGACTCGACAATGCGGCCAAGCCCGTGCTGGAGATCAATCCGCGCCATGCGTTGATCGCAAAGCTCGGTACGCTGGCCGAAGACAGCGACCTGCGCGAGGACGCGGCGAAACTGCTGCTGGATGAGGCCCGGATCGCGGACGGCGAGCTTCCGACCGACCCGCGCGCCTTTTCCGCACGCCTCGCTCGCATGATCGGCGGGGCAATCGGATAA
- the fabG gene encoding 3-oxoacyl-[acyl-carrier-protein] reductase encodes MFDLTGMTALVTGASGGIGSAIAKALAAQGATLALSGSNEEKLKAFAAELGGNHKILVCNLSDPAAVDALVPQAVEALGGKLDILVNNAGITRDNLILRMKDEEWSNVISVNLEAAFRLARAAAKPMMKARFGRIISITSVVGVTGNPGQANYAASKAGIIGMSKSLGQELASRGITVNCVAPGFIRSAMTDALNDAQKGAILTRIPAGDLGAGEDIGAAVVYLASKEAGYVTGQTLHVNGGMAMI; translated from the coding sequence ATGTTCGATCTGACAGGCATGACCGCGCTGGTGACGGGCGCTTCGGGGGGCATCGGTTCCGCCATCGCAAAAGCCCTCGCCGCGCAGGGTGCCACGCTCGCCCTTTCGGGGAGCAATGAGGAGAAGCTCAAGGCCTTTGCGGCGGAACTGGGCGGGAATCACAAGATTCTGGTCTGCAACCTCAGCGATCCGGCGGCGGTGGACGCGCTGGTGCCGCAGGCGGTCGAAGCGCTGGGCGGCAAGCTCGACATTCTGGTCAACAATGCCGGCATCACCCGCGATAACCTGATCCTGCGCATGAAGGATGAGGAATGGTCGAACGTGATCTCCGTCAATCTGGAGGCGGCGTTCCGGCTGGCCCGCGCTGCTGCGAAGCCGATGATGAAGGCGCGCTTCGGGCGGATCATCTCCATCACTTCGGTCGTGGGCGTCACCGGCAATCCCGGCCAGGCCAATTATGCCGCGTCCAAGGCGGGCATTATCGGCATGTCGAAATCGCTGGGCCAGGAACTGGCGAGCCGCGGAATCACGGTGAACTGCGTTGCGCCGGGCTTCATTCGTTCGGCCATGACCGACGCGTTGAATGACGCGCAGAAGGGCGCGATCCTGACCAGGATTCCGGCGGGTGATCTGGGCGCGGGCGAGGATATCGGCGCGGCGGTCGTGTATCTTGCGAGCAAGGAAGCGGGCTATGTGACCGGCCAGACGCTGCACGTAAATGGCGGCATGGCGATGATCTGA
- the fabF gene encoding beta-ketoacyl-ACP synthase II, with translation MRRVVVTGLGMVSPLGGDVETTWKNIIASKSGAATIARFDASEYKCRIACEVKPADHEYGYDAGLDVDHKIQRQVDPFIVYGISAASQALRDAGLDNMSEEERLRAGCSIGSGIGGLPGIESESLVLANKGPGRVSPHFVHGRLINLISGQVSIKYGLMGPNHAVVTACSTGAHSIGDAARMIAMDDADVMLAGGAESAICPIGIAGFAQARALSTAFNDAPEKASRPYDVNRDGFVMGEGAGVVVLEEYERAKARGAKIYAEVIGYGLSGDAYHVTAPHPEGNGGYRSMQMALKKSGLSLADIDYVNAHGTSTPLGDELELGAVKRLFGEHLSTMSMSSTKSAIGHLLGGAGAVESIFCILAMRDQIVPPTLNLDEPSESCKGVDLVPHVAKERKVRAVLNNSFGFGGTNASLIMKAV, from the coding sequence ATGCGTCGTGTTGTCGTAACCGGCCTTGGCATGGTCAGCCCGCTCGGCGGGGATGTGGAAACGACCTGGAAGAACATCATCGCGTCCAAATCCGGCGCGGCGACGATCGCGCGCTTTGACGCCAGTGAATATAAGTGCCGCATCGCCTGCGAAGTGAAGCCGGCGGATCATGAATATGGCTATGATGCCGGGCTGGATGTCGATCACAAGATCCAGCGGCAGGTCGACCCGTTCATCGTCTACGGCATTTCCGCCGCCAGCCAGGCGCTGCGCGACGCGGGCCTCGACAATATGAGCGAGGAGGAGCGTCTGCGCGCCGGTTGCTCGATCGGTTCGGGCATTGGCGGCTTGCCGGGCATCGAGAGCGAATCGCTGGTGCTGGCGAACAAGGGGCCGGGCCGCGTGTCGCCGCACTTCGTCCATGGGCGGCTGATCAACCTGATCTCGGGTCAGGTCTCGATCAAATATGGGCTGATGGGGCCGAACCATGCGGTCGTGACGGCTTGCTCGACGGGCGCACATTCCATCGGGGACGCCGCGCGGATGATTGCGATGGACGATGCCGACGTGATGCTGGCCGGCGGTGCGGAAAGCGCGATCTGTCCGATCGGCATTGCCGGTTTCGCGCAGGCTCGGGCGCTGTCGACGGCTTTCAACGACGCGCCGGAAAAGGCTTCGAGGCCCTATGACGTCAACCGTGACGGCTTCGTCATGGGCGAAGGCGCGGGTGTGGTTGTGCTGGAAGAATATGAGCGGGCCAAGGCGCGTGGTGCCAAGATCTATGCCGAAGTCATCGGCTACGGTCTGTCGGGCGACGCCTATCACGTCACTGCTCCCCATCCGGAGGGCAATGGCGGCTATCGCTCGATGCAGATGGCGCTCAAGAAGTCGGGGCTTTCGCTGGCGGATATCGACTATGTGAACGCGCATGGCACCTCGACCCCGCTGGGCGACGAGCTGGAACTGGGCGCGGTGAAGCGGCTGTTCGGTGAACATCTGTCGACCATGTCGATGAGTTCGACCAAGTCGGCCATCGGCCACTTGCTGGGCGGCGCGGGCGCGGTGGAGAGCATCTTCTGCATCCTGGCGATGCGCGACCAGATCGTGCCGCCGACGCTGAACCTCGATGAGCCGAGCGAAAGCTGCAAGGGCGTGGACCTGGTTCCGCACGTCGCCAAGGAGCGCAAGGTGCGCGCGGTGCTGAACAACTCGTTCGGCTTCGGTGGCACCAACGCTTCGCTGATCATGAAGGCGGTCTGA
- a CDS encoding NAD(P)/FAD-dependent oxidoreductase, which translates to MSYYDVLIVGAGHAGAQAGISLRQLGFEGSIAMVGDEKDPPYERPPLSKEYFAGDKSFDRILIRPASFWEERKIDMLLGLRVKAVDPVGKFVTAGDREISYGKLIWCTGGSPRMLSCAGADAPNVHAVRRRDDVDAMMAKLDQISHVTVIGGGYIGLEAAAVLSKFGKKVVLLEALDRVLARVAGEELSRFYEAEHRAHGVDLRTGARMDCIEVTDGQATAVLMEDGERIETDMVIVGIGIIPETGPLIAAGAAGGNGVDVDEYCRTSLPDIYAVGDCAAHANSFARGAQIRLESVQNANDQAKTAVNHIMGKEEAYHAVPWFWSNQYDLKLQTVGLSTGHDQAILRGDPATRSFSVLYLKGGKLIALDCVNAVKDYVQGRAHVISGAVLDQAQLADASVPLKEVGLA; encoded by the coding sequence ATGAGCTATTATGACGTTCTGATCGTGGGTGCGGGACATGCCGGGGCACAGGCGGGCATTTCGCTGCGCCAGCTTGGTTTCGAGGGCTCGATCGCGATGGTGGGCGATGAAAAGGATCCACCTTATGAGCGTCCGCCGCTGTCCAAGGAATATTTCGCGGGCGACAAGAGCTTCGATCGCATCCTGATCCGCCCCGCGAGCTTCTGGGAAGAGCGCAAGATCGACATGCTGCTCGGCCTGCGGGTGAAGGCCGTCGATCCCGTGGGCAAGTTCGTGACCGCGGGCGACCGGGAAATCAGCTATGGCAAGCTGATCTGGTGCACTGGCGGTTCCCCACGCATGCTGAGCTGCGCCGGTGCCGACGCGCCTAACGTCCATGCCGTGCGCCGCCGCGACGATGTCGACGCCATGATGGCGAAGCTCGACCAGATCAGCCATGTGACCGTGATCGGCGGCGGCTATATCGGCCTGGAGGCGGCGGCGGTCCTGTCGAAATTCGGCAAGAAGGTCGTGCTGCTCGAAGCGCTCGACCGCGTGCTGGCACGCGTGGCGGGCGAGGAACTGTCACGCTTCTACGAGGCCGAGCATCGCGCCCATGGCGTTGATCTCCGCACCGGCGCGCGGATGGACTGCATCGAAGTCACCGATGGCCAGGCGACTGCCGTGCTGATGGAAGATGGCGAGCGGATCGAGACCGACATGGTGATCGTCGGCATCGGCATCATCCCCGAAACCGGCCCGTTGATCGCGGCGGGCGCGGCGGGCGGCAATGGCGTGGACGTGGACGAATATTGCCGCACCAGCCTGCCCGACATCTATGCGGTGGGCGATTGCGCCGCCCATGCCAACAGCTTCGCCCGGGGCGCGCAGATCCGGCTTGAGTCGGTGCAGAACGCCAATGACCAGGCGAAAACGGCGGTCAACCACATCATGGGCAAGGAAGAAGCCTATCATGCGGTTCCCTGGTTCTGGTCGAACCAATATGATCTGAAGCTCCAGACCGTGGGGCTTTCGACCGGGCATGATCAGGCGATCCTGCGCGGCGATCCGGCGACCCGCAGCTTCTCCGTCCTCTATCTCAAGGGGGGCAAGCTGATCGCGCTCGACTGCGTCAATGCGGTCAAGGATTATGTGCAGGGCCGCGCCCATGTCATTTCCGGCGCGGTGCTGGATCAGGCGCAGTTGGCGGACGCCTCGGTTCCGCTCAAGGAAGTCGGCCTCGCCTGA
- a CDS encoding homoserine O-succinyltransferase: protein MPIKIADDLPARRTLEAEGVVVMREADAVRQDIRPLRIALLNLMPNKISTETQLARLLGATPLQVELTLVRISDHVSRNTSADHMASFYRPWSDVRDERFDGFIITGAPVETLPFEEVSYWDELRAIFDWTQTHVHRSLSICWAAQAALHHFHGVEKHALERKAFGVFRHHNHLPSSPWMRGFSDDFCVPVSRWSEVRQEDIPDGRGLQILADSAESGLCLIGDPGRGFLHMFNHLEYDRLTLADEYARDGARQLPAHYFPGDDPAQAPLNHWRSHAHLLFGNWINEIYQTAPFDLGVVGQQPALTAA from the coding sequence GTGCCGATCAAGATAGCCGACGATCTTCCCGCCCGCCGCACGCTGGAGGCCGAAGGCGTCGTTGTCATGCGCGAGGCCGATGCGGTGCGGCAGGACATCCGGCCTCTTCGGATCGCCTTGCTCAACCTCATGCCCAACAAGATCAGCACGGAAACCCAGCTCGCCCGGCTGCTGGGGGCGACGCCGCTGCAGGTGGAACTGACGCTGGTGCGGATCAGCGACCATGTTTCGCGCAACACCTCCGCCGATCATATGGCGTCCTTCTATCGCCCATGGAGCGATGTACGGGATGAACGGTTCGACGGCTTCATCATCACCGGCGCGCCGGTGGAAACGCTGCCGTTCGAAGAGGTCAGCTATTGGGATGAATTGCGTGCCATTTTCGACTGGACGCAGACCCATGTGCATCGTTCCTTGAGCATCTGCTGGGCGGCGCAGGCAGCGCTGCATCATTTCCACGGCGTGGAAAAGCATGCGCTGGAGCGCAAGGCCTTCGGCGTGTTCCGGCATCACAATCATCTGCCGTCGTCGCCCTGGATGCGTGGCTTTTCCGACGATTTCTGCGTGCCGGTGTCCCGCTGGTCGGAAGTGCGGCAGGAGGATATCCCCGACGGGCGCGGCTTGCAGATTCTGGCCGATAGCGCGGAATCGGGCCTTTGTTTGATCGGTGATCCGGGGCGCGGCTTCCTGCATATGTTCAACCATCTGGAATATGACAGGCTGACGCTGGCCGACGAATATGCGCGTGACGGGGCAAGGCAGTTGCCGGCCCATTATTTTCCTGGCGATGACCCGGCGCAGGCTCCGCTAAATCACTGGCGCAGCCATGCGCATCTGCTGTTCGGCAACTGGATCAACGAAATCTACCAGACCGCGCCCTTCGATCTGGGGGTGGTCGGACAGCAGCCGGCGCTGACCGCGGCTTAG
- a CDS encoding crotonase/enoyl-CoA hydratase family protein, which yields MSGAPVLTSRDGAVLTVTLNMPDRRNPISDPAMVDALCAVFEEAERDLSVHVAILTGSGSAFSSGGDLNAMRPDAGGLRAGLPAQTRRNYRAGIQRLPLLFQGIELPVIAAVNGPAIGAGCDLTLMCDVRIAAQSAKFAESFVKLGIVSGDGGAWLLPRIVGFSKATELALTGETIDAAEALRIGLVGQVVPDADLLTAARKLADKIAANPPHATRMTKRLLRAAQTAELNQIMEMAGAMQALAHATADHDEAIDAFFERRTPNFKGD from the coding sequence GTGAGCGGCGCTCCTGTTCTGACCAGCCGTGACGGGGCCGTGTTGACGGTCACGCTCAACATGCCGGACCGGCGCAATCCGATCTCCGATCCGGCGATGGTCGATGCTCTGTGCGCCGTGTTCGAGGAGGCTGAGCGCGACCTGTCGGTGCATGTGGCTATCCTGACCGGGTCTGGAAGCGCCTTTTCTTCCGGCGGGGATTTGAACGCGATGCGGCCCGATGCGGGTGGTTTGCGGGCAGGTTTGCCTGCGCAGACGCGGCGCAACTATCGGGCGGGAATCCAGCGTCTGCCGCTGCTGTTTCAGGGGATCGAACTGCCGGTGATCGCGGCGGTCAACGGGCCTGCCATCGGCGCGGGCTGCGATCTGACGCTGATGTGCGATGTCAGGATTGCGGCACAATCGGCTAAATTTGCTGAATCTTTTGTGAAGCTGGGGATTGTTTCCGGCGACGGCGGGGCTTGGTTGCTGCCGCGGATCGTGGGTTTTTCCAAGGCGACCGAACTGGCGCTGACCGGCGAGACGATCGATGCGGCGGAGGCGCTGCGGATCGGGCTGGTGGGGCAGGTGGTGCCGGACGCCGACCTTCTGACCGCAGCGCGCAAGTTGGCGGACAAGATCGCCGCCAATCCGCCGCATGCGACGCGGATGACCAAGCGGCTGTTGCGCGCGGCGCAGACGGCGGAATTGAACCAGATCATGGAAATGGCGGGCGCGATGCAGGCGCTGGCCCATGCGACGGCGGATCATGATGAGGCGATCGACGCCTTTTTCGAGCGCCGGACGCCGAATTTCAAGGGAGACTGA